One Actinosynnema pretiosum DNA segment encodes these proteins:
- the aceB gene encoding malate synthase A — MHEYRRTEVVGAPGDRFDEILTPEAIAFVARLDDRFAARRAELLAERRQRREEFAAGAVPDFLAETAHVRDDPSWRVAPAAPGLAERQVEITGPPDRRMALNALNSGARVWMADFEDATSPTWRNLVSGQVNLLDAVEGRIGFTAEGGKRYELGDSPATIVVRPRGWHLVEKHLIVGGRPVSASLFDFGLFLFHCGRRSVERGFGPYFYLPKLEGHREARLWNDVFLFAQEELGLPRGTIRATVLIETITAAFEMEEILHELREHSSGLNAGRWDYVFSLVKNLGDRPGFVLPDRALVTMEAPFLRAYTELLVRTCHKRGAHAIGGMAAFVPSRDAEANAVALDAVAADKRREAADGFDGSWVAHPGLVGVCAAAFTRPDQLDRLREDVAVVGADLLAVDRTGGRVTEAGLRGNVSVAVRYLESWLSGVGAVAIGGLMEDAATAEIARCQVWQWVRHGTPLAEGGVVGEGLVREVLEKELLEVAPERREAVREVFAENALAERLPLFFTTRAYARHLAGRG, encoded by the coding sequence GTGCACGAGTACCGCAGGACGGAGGTCGTCGGGGCGCCCGGCGACCGGTTCGACGAGATCCTGACCCCGGAGGCGATCGCGTTCGTGGCGCGGCTGGACGACCGGTTCGCCGCCCGGCGCGCGGAGCTGCTGGCCGAGCGGCGGCAGCGGCGGGAGGAGTTCGCGGCCGGGGCCGTCCCGGACTTCCTGGCCGAGACCGCGCACGTCAGGGACGACCCGTCGTGGCGGGTGGCGCCTGCCGCGCCGGGGTTGGCGGAGCGGCAGGTGGAGATCACCGGGCCGCCGGACCGGAGGATGGCGCTGAACGCGCTCAACTCCGGGGCGCGGGTGTGGATGGCGGACTTCGAGGACGCCACCTCGCCGACGTGGCGGAACCTGGTGTCCGGGCAGGTGAACCTGCTCGACGCGGTGGAGGGGCGGATCGGGTTCACCGCGGAGGGCGGGAAGCGCTACGAGCTCGGCGACTCGCCCGCGACGATCGTGGTGCGACCGCGCGGGTGGCACCTGGTGGAGAAGCACCTGATCGTCGGCGGGCGGCCGGTGTCGGCCTCGCTGTTCGACTTCGGGCTGTTCCTGTTCCACTGCGGGCGGCGGTCGGTGGAGCGCGGGTTCGGGCCGTACTTCTACCTGCCGAAGCTGGAGGGGCACCGGGAGGCGCGGCTGTGGAACGACGTCTTCCTGTTCGCGCAGGAGGAGCTGGGGCTGCCGCGCGGGACGATCCGGGCGACGGTGCTGATCGAGACGATCACGGCGGCGTTCGAGATGGAGGAGATCCTCCACGAGCTGCGGGAGCACAGCTCGGGGTTGAACGCGGGGCGGTGGGACTACGTCTTCAGCCTGGTCAAGAACCTCGGCGACCGGCCGGGGTTCGTCCTGCCCGACCGGGCGCTGGTGACCATGGAGGCGCCGTTCCTGCGGGCCTACACCGAGCTGCTGGTGCGCACCTGCCACAAGCGGGGAGCGCACGCGATCGGCGGGATGGCGGCGTTCGTGCCGAGCCGGGACGCCGAGGCGAACGCGGTGGCGCTGGACGCGGTCGCGGCGGACAAGCGGCGCGAGGCCGCGGACGGGTTCGACGGCTCGTGGGTGGCGCACCCCGGTCTGGTCGGGGTGTGCGCGGCGGCGTTCACCCGGCCCGACCAGCTGGACCGGCTGCGGGAGGACGTGGCGGTGGTGGGCGCGGACCTGCTGGCGGTGGACCGGACTGGGGGTCGGGTGACCGAGGCCGGGCTGCGCGGGAACGTGTCGGTCGCGGTGCGGTACCTGGAGTCGTGGTTGTCCGGGGTGGGCGCGGTGGCGATCGGCGGGCTGATGGAGGACGCGGCCACGGCGGAGATCGCGCGCTGCCAGGTGTGGCAGTGGGTGCGGCACGGGACGCCGCTCGCCGAGGGCGGGGTGGTCGGCGAGGGGCTGGTGCGCGAGGTGCTGGAGAAGGAGCTGCTGGAGGTGGCCCCGGAGCGGCGGGAGGCGGTGCGGGAGGTGTTCGCGGAGAACGCGCTGGCGGAGCGGCTGCCGCTGTTCTTCACGACCAGGGCTTACGCCCGGCACCTGGCCGGTCGCGGGTAG
- a CDS encoding sugar phosphate nucleotidyltransferase yields MTADVRAALLAGGLGERMGRLTDRTCKPLVPYAASCRLVDFSVANAVRSGIPELVLMSLHRERDLIDHLRRNWDGNGLRVHFGPHDALVRSGHDGPLPERPPERGTADALLANAEHVFAPGARDVLVQHADHVYDLDYGPMVAAHRAADADVTIGVQRIERRYVSLFGMVEVDDALAVRRLVEKPRNPTSDLVFTAFCLFKADVLERVLTELDAQPQDAWQHDISRDVLPHMIAQGHRVLAHPISCYWADVGTVARYREEHLKLLTTPSPLPPDALPRTLAGEPPRFDPLTGSLLPHRLPDGVDLRGVDLRDSVVFPGAVVEPGALVHGSVLLPGAVVPAGVAARDTVVDDHLAESREGVSALEPANR; encoded by the coding sequence GTGACCGCCGACGTCCGCGCCGCCCTGCTCGCCGGAGGTCTCGGCGAGCGCATGGGCAGGCTCACCGACCGCACCTGCAAACCGCTGGTGCCGTACGCGGCCTCGTGCAGGCTGGTCGACTTCAGCGTCGCCAACGCGGTCCGCTCGGGCATCCCCGAGCTGGTGCTGATGTCGCTGCACCGCGAGCGCGACCTGATCGACCACCTGCGCCGCAACTGGGACGGCAACGGCCTGAGGGTCCACTTCGGACCGCACGACGCCCTGGTCCGCTCCGGCCACGACGGCCCGCTGCCCGAGCGCCCGCCGGAGCGCGGCACGGCGGACGCCCTGCTGGCCAACGCCGAGCACGTGTTCGCGCCGGGCGCGCGGGACGTCCTGGTGCAGCACGCCGACCACGTCTACGACCTGGACTACGGCCCGATGGTCGCGGCCCACCGGGCGGCGGACGCGGACGTCACGATCGGCGTGCAGCGCATCGAGCGCCGCTACGTGTCCCTGTTCGGCATGGTCGAGGTGGACGACGCCCTGGCCGTGCGCAGGCTCGTGGAGAAGCCGCGGAACCCGACCTCGGACCTGGTGTTCACCGCGTTCTGCCTGTTCAAGGCGGACGTGCTGGAGCGGGTGCTGACCGAGCTGGACGCGCAGCCGCAGGACGCCTGGCAGCACGACATCAGCCGCGACGTCCTGCCGCACATGATCGCGCAGGGCCACCGCGTCCTGGCGCACCCGATCTCCTGCTACTGGGCCGACGTGGGCACCGTCGCCCGCTACCGCGAGGAGCACCTGAAGCTGCTGACCACCCCGTCCCCGCTCCCGCCCGACGCCCTGCCGAGGACCCTGGCGGGCGAGCCGCCGCGCTTCGACCCGCTGACCGGCAGCCTGCTCCCGCACCGCCTCCCGGACGGCGTCGACCTGCGCGGCGTCGACCTGCGCGACAGCGTCGTGTTCCCCGGCGCGGTGGTCGAACCGGGCGCGCTCGTGCACGGCTCGGTGCTCCTGCCCGGCGCGGTGGTCCCGGCGGGCGTGGCGGCCAGGGACACCGTGGTCGACGACCACCTGGCCGAGTCCCGCGAGGGGGTGAGCGCCCTGGAACCGGCCAACCGCTGA
- a CDS encoding cytochrome P450 family protein, which yields MALASRMGTARVFGRVLLPTLAKGVIVRRPGVLALEQRVQADEAAIRTVAALRAEHGPGPVRLRVPGRSVALVVSVEDVVRLLDGTPEPFAPATFEKRAALRHFQPHGSLATRGPERAERRRFNEEALRPGNADWERVVRDEVDLLVRHARSTGVLTWDAFSQAWWRVARRIVFGSGARGDEELTAELGALRSAANWAYLRPRREGLRRRFEERVRGHAERGEAGGLAHGRAVEDVVEQAPHWLFAFDAAGIVAMRALAVGAAGDEPGSVSVLESARLWPTTPVILRESTRETDWHGEALPAGTTFVVFTPYFHRAHGDSYRPDLWPQGAPGVVPFSGGPAVCPGRDLVLASAGLAVEVLREQLVFRKRLREPLPATLDHFALALEVDTPEDARPRARAGRGD from the coding sequence GTGGCACTGGCATCGCGGATGGGCACGGCGCGGGTGTTCGGGCGGGTTCTGCTGCCCACCCTGGCCAAGGGGGTGATCGTCCGGCGGCCCGGTGTGCTGGCGCTGGAGCAGCGGGTCCAGGCCGACGAGGCGGCCATCCGGACGGTGGCCGCGCTGCGCGCCGAGCACGGGCCGGGGCCGGTGCGGCTGCGGGTGCCGGGGCGGAGCGTGGCGCTGGTGGTGTCGGTGGAGGACGTGGTCCGGCTGCTGGACGGCACACCCGAGCCGTTCGCGCCCGCGACCTTCGAGAAGCGGGCCGCGCTGCGGCACTTCCAGCCGCACGGGTCGCTGGCCACGCGCGGGCCCGAGCGGGCGGAGCGGCGGCGGTTCAACGAGGAGGCGCTGCGGCCGGGGAACGCCGACTGGGAGCGGGTGGTGCGGGACGAGGTGGACCTGCTGGTCCGGCACGCGCGCAGCACCGGGGTGCTGACCTGGGACGCGTTCTCGCAGGCGTGGTGGCGGGTCGCCCGGCGGATCGTGTTCGGGAGCGGGGCTCGGGGGGACGAGGAGCTGACGGCCGAGCTGGGGGCGCTGCGGTCGGCCGCGAACTGGGCGTACCTGCGGCCGCGCCGGGAGGGGCTGCGGCGGCGGTTCGAGGAGCGGGTCCGGGGGCACGCCGAGCGCGGTGAGGCCGGTGGGCTGGCCCACGGGCGGGCGGTCGAGGACGTGGTCGAGCAGGCGCCGCACTGGCTGTTCGCGTTCGACGCGGCCGGGATCGTGGCGATGCGGGCGCTCGCGGTGGGCGCGGCGGGCGACGAGCCGGGGTCGGTGAGCGTGCTGGAGTCGGCGCGGCTGTGGCCGACCACGCCGGTGATCCTGCGCGAGAGCACGCGGGAGACCGACTGGCACGGGGAGGCGCTGCCCGCCGGGACGACGTTCGTGGTCTTCACGCCGTACTTCCACCGGGCGCACGGCGACTCCTACCGGCCGGACCTGTGGCCGCAGGGCGCGCCGGGCGTGGTGCCGTTCAGCGGCGGCCCGGCGGTGTGCCCCGGTCGGGACCTGGTGCTGGCGAGCGCCGGGCTGGCGGTGGAGGTGCTGCGGGAGCAGCTGGTGTTCCGCAAGCGGTTGCGCGAGCCGCTGCCCGCGACGCTCGACCACTTCGCGCTGGCGCTGGAGGTGGACACCCCCGAGGACGCCCGGCCGCGCGCCCGCGCCGGTCGGGGCGACTGA
- the aceA gene encoding isocitrate lyase, with protein sequence MLSAEQIADQWATDARWAGIERAYGAEDVVALRGSVVEEHTLARRGAERLWELLHDEDYVHALGALTGNQAVQQVRAGLKAIYLSGWQVAADANLSGQTYPDQSLYPVNSVPQVVRRINNALLRADQVEHAEGRGGEREWLAPIVADAEAGFGGVLNAFELMRAMIAAGAAGVHWEDQLASEKKCGHLGGKVLIPTGQHVRTLNAARLAADVSGVPTLVVARTDAQAATLLTTDVDERDRPFTTGERTAEGFYRVRGGIEPCIARGLAYAPHADLLWMETSLPDLGVAREFAEAVKARYPEKMLAYNCSPSFNWRKHLDDATIAKFQRELGHMGYKFQFITLAGFHALNHSMFDLARGYAESGMSAYVELQEREFAAERDGYTAVKHQREVGTGYFDRVSTALNPTGETTALSGSTEQAQFA encoded by the coding sequence ATGTTGAGCGCGGAGCAGATCGCCGACCAGTGGGCCACCGACGCGCGGTGGGCCGGGATCGAGCGCGCCTACGGCGCCGAGGACGTGGTCGCCCTGCGCGGCAGCGTCGTGGAGGAGCACACGCTGGCCCGGCGCGGCGCCGAGCGGCTGTGGGAGCTGCTGCACGACGAGGACTACGTCCACGCGCTGGGCGCGCTGACCGGCAACCAGGCGGTGCAGCAGGTCAGGGCCGGGCTGAAGGCGATCTACCTGTCGGGCTGGCAGGTCGCGGCGGACGCGAACCTGTCCGGGCAGACCTACCCGGACCAGAGCCTGTACCCGGTCAACTCGGTGCCGCAGGTGGTCCGGCGGATCAACAACGCGCTGCTGCGGGCCGACCAGGTCGAGCACGCGGAGGGTCGCGGCGGCGAGCGGGAGTGGCTGGCGCCGATCGTCGCGGACGCCGAGGCCGGGTTCGGCGGGGTGCTCAACGCGTTCGAGCTGATGCGCGCCATGATCGCGGCGGGCGCGGCCGGGGTGCACTGGGAGGACCAGCTCGCGTCGGAGAAGAAGTGCGGGCACCTGGGCGGGAAGGTGCTGATCCCGACCGGGCAGCACGTGCGCACCCTCAACGCCGCGCGGCTGGCCGCCGACGTCTCCGGGGTGCCGACGCTGGTGGTCGCCCGCACCGACGCGCAGGCCGCGACGCTGCTGACCACGGACGTCGACGAGCGGGACCGGCCGTTCACCACCGGCGAGCGCACCGCCGAGGGGTTCTACCGGGTGCGGGGCGGGATCGAGCCGTGCATCGCGCGGGGGCTGGCGTACGCGCCGCACGCCGACCTGCTGTGGATGGAGACCTCGCTGCCGGACCTCGGCGTGGCGCGGGAGTTCGCCGAGGCGGTCAAGGCGAGGTACCCGGAGAAGATGCTGGCGTACAACTGCTCGCCGTCGTTCAACTGGCGCAAGCACCTGGACGACGCCACGATCGCGAAGTTCCAGCGGGAGCTGGGGCACATGGGCTACAAGTTCCAGTTCATCACGCTGGCCGGGTTCCACGCGCTCAACCACTCGATGTTCGACCTGGCGCGCGGGTACGCCGAGAGCGGCATGAGCGCGTACGTCGAGCTGCAGGAGCGGGAGTTCGCCGCCGAGCGGGACGGCTACACCGCCGTCAAGCACCAGCGCGAGGTCGGGACCGGCTACTTCGACCGGGTCAGCACCGCGCTGAACCCCACCGGTGAGACCACGGCGCTGTCCGGGTCCACCGAGCAGGCCCAGTTCGCCTGA
- a CDS encoding TetR/AcrR family transcriptional regulator encodes MESGGGGAGRAKRSDARRNQEALLDAASAVFVTSGVEAPVRDIAARAGVGVGTIYRHFPTRADLVIAVFRHQVDACAEAGPALLTCCASPHEAVRRWADLFVDFLVTKHGLASAMRSDDEGFQALHAHFLERLLPVFERLLSAAEAAGEVREGLVAREVLMAIGNLCIGADLDPSYDARRVVGFLVDGLRPAG; translated from the coding sequence GTGGAGTCCGGTGGCGGGGGCGCGGGGCGGGCCAAGCGGTCCGACGCCCGGCGCAACCAGGAGGCGCTGCTCGACGCGGCCTCGGCGGTGTTCGTGACGTCCGGGGTGGAGGCCCCGGTGCGGGACATCGCGGCCAGGGCCGGGGTGGGCGTGGGGACCATCTACCGGCACTTCCCCACCCGCGCGGACCTGGTGATCGCGGTGTTCCGGCACCAGGTGGACGCCTGCGCCGAGGCCGGGCCCGCGCTGCTGACCTGCTGCGCGTCGCCGCACGAGGCGGTGCGCCGGTGGGCCGACCTGTTCGTGGACTTCCTGGTGACCAAGCACGGCCTGGCGTCGGCGATGCGGTCGGACGACGAGGGGTTCCAGGCGCTGCACGCGCACTTCCTGGAGCGGTTGCTCCCGGTGTTCGAGCGGCTGCTGTCGGCGGCGGAGGCGGCGGGCGAGGTGCGGGAGGGGTTGGTGGCGCGGGAGGTGCTGATGGCGATCGGCAACCTGTGCATCGGCGCCGACCTGGACCCGTCGTACGACGCCCGGCGCGTGGTGGGGTTCCTGGTCGACGGGCTGCGCCCCGCCGGGTGA
- a CDS encoding short-chain fatty acyl-CoA regulator family protein, which produces MARTFVGARLRRLREERGLTQVELARALGISASYLNQIEHDSRPLTVPVLLRLTESFGVDASFFATHDSARLFAELQEALSGTDVSPGDLREVATSRPELARAVIDLHRRYRQADEQLTAVAGDRSGELVVGAHERVRDFFYTHANHFAELDTAAEHVAGRTGVRPGEMRSALAARLADRHGVRVQGIAGELANHNSAGELHHYDPVNRVLRLSGNLRPGQQAFRMATQIALLEFGDELDAIVQESREPEGPVRSLIRIGLARYAAAALLLPYRSFHESAEELRYDIELLADHFALSFETICHRLTTLQRPGERGIPFSFVRVDRAGNVSKRQSATGFHFSRAGGTCPLWSVYGAFSSPGKVVAQVAAMPDNQRYLWVARTVSRSRGGYASPGKIYAVGLGCEIRHASRLVYSTGVDLEDASAATPIGPGCQTCDRPLCPQRSMPPIGRPLRVDANRSTFIPYPLEPGKVR; this is translated from the coding sequence ATGGCCAGGACGTTCGTCGGAGCACGCCTGCGCAGGTTGCGGGAGGAGCGCGGGCTCACCCAGGTCGAGCTGGCCCGCGCGCTCGGCATCTCGGCCAGCTACCTCAACCAGATCGAGCACGACTCGCGCCCGCTGACCGTGCCGGTGCTGCTGCGGCTCACCGAGTCGTTCGGCGTGGACGCCTCGTTCTTCGCCACCCACGACTCGGCCCGCCTGTTCGCCGAGCTGCAGGAGGCCCTGTCCGGCACCGACGTCTCACCCGGCGACCTGCGCGAGGTCGCCACCTCCCGGCCCGAGCTGGCCAGGGCGGTGATCGACCTGCACCGCCGCTACCGCCAGGCCGACGAGCAGCTCACCGCCGTCGCGGGCGACCGCTCCGGCGAGCTGGTCGTGGGCGCGCACGAGCGGGTGCGGGACTTCTTCTACACGCACGCCAACCACTTCGCCGAGCTGGACACCGCCGCCGAGCACGTGGCGGGCCGCACCGGCGTCCGCCCCGGCGAGATGCGCTCCGCGCTGGCCGCCCGGCTCGCCGACCGGCACGGCGTGCGCGTGCAGGGCATCGCGGGCGAGCTGGCCAACCACAACTCGGCGGGGGAGCTGCACCACTACGACCCGGTGAACCGGGTGCTGCGGCTGTCCGGCAACCTGCGCCCCGGCCAGCAGGCGTTCCGCATGGCCACCCAGATCGCGCTGCTGGAGTTCGGCGACGAGCTGGACGCGATCGTCCAGGAGAGCCGCGAGCCGGAGGGCCCGGTGCGGTCGCTGATCCGGATCGGCCTGGCCCGCTACGCCGCCGCCGCGCTGCTGCTGCCGTACCGCTCGTTCCACGAGAGCGCCGAGGAGCTGCGCTACGACATCGAGCTGCTGGCCGACCACTTCGCGCTGAGCTTCGAGACCATCTGCCACCGCCTCACCACCCTGCAGCGGCCCGGCGAGCGCGGCATCCCGTTCTCGTTCGTGCGGGTGGACCGGGCGGGCAACGTCTCCAAGCGCCAGTCCGCCACCGGCTTCCACTTCTCCCGCGCGGGCGGAACCTGTCCACTGTGGAGCGTCTACGGCGCGTTCTCCTCACCGGGCAAGGTGGTCGCCCAGGTCGCCGCGATGCCGGACAACCAGCGCTACCTGTGGGTGGCCCGCACCGTCTCGCGCAGCCGGGGCGGCTACGCCAGCCCCGGCAAGATCTACGCGGTGGGCCTCGGCTGCGAGATCCGGCACGCCTCGCGCCTGGTCTACTCCACCGGCGTCGACCTGGAGGACGCCTCGGCGGCCACCCCGATCGGCCCCGGCTGCCAGACCTGCGACCGCCCGCTGTGCCCGCAGCGCTCGATGCCCCCGATCGGCAGGCCGCTGCGCGTGGACGCGAACCGCAGCACCTTCATCCCGTACCCGCTGGAGCCGGGGAAGGTGCGCTAG
- a CDS encoding sensor histidine kinase — MDSAAPPEAAPPRPRTSRPPRPALWSRVPWLDTTWQGRRSLFLLDLAVTAAITGGAALEVVARGGPSSVVTLLLAAPALLLRRRWPLLTVATGLLLSVVMGVLGVFLTAPRTVLVIGLHTTAARHGFTWRTWLAAVPAYLALLVPAFLSDRLDWPSYLITNAVFTLLPLLTGVWVHQRAKVLDLLRERAETAERERDLLAERAVTAERRRIAREMHDVVAHRVSVIALQAGALTVIADGETAEVAEVIRKSGSAALAELRDVLRVLREDESEVVAPGLPGIESLVADAPGRVELARPDPLPEVEPAVGRAAYRVVQEALTNAGKHAPGAPVQVLLEVGERLVVQVRNGVPERPGGAVPGSGYGLLGMRERVTRAGGTVSARPEGGGYVVRAEFPC; from the coding sequence GTGGACAGCGCGGCACCCCCCGAGGCAGCCCCGCCCCGCCCGAGGACCTCCCGCCCGCCCCGCCCCGCGCTCTGGTCCCGCGTCCCCTGGCTCGACACCACCTGGCAGGGCCGCCGCTCCCTCTTCCTCCTCGACCTCGCCGTCACCGCCGCGATCACCGGCGGCGCCGCCCTGGAGGTCGTGGCCAGGGGCGGCCCGTCCTCCGTCGTCACCCTCCTGCTCGCCGCCCCCGCCCTCCTGCTCCGCAGGCGCTGGCCCCTGCTCACCGTCGCGACCGGCCTGCTCCTCTCGGTCGTCATGGGCGTGCTCGGCGTGTTCCTCACCGCCCCCCGGACCGTCCTGGTCATCGGCCTGCACACCACCGCCGCCCGCCACGGCTTCACCTGGCGCACCTGGCTCGCCGCCGTCCCCGCCTACCTCGCGCTCCTCGTCCCCGCCTTCCTCTCCGACCGCCTCGACTGGCCCTCCTACCTGATCACCAACGCCGTCTTCACCCTCCTGCCCCTCCTCACCGGCGTCTGGGTGCACCAGCGCGCCAAGGTCCTCGACCTGCTGCGCGAGCGCGCCGAGACCGCCGAGCGCGAGCGCGACCTGCTCGCCGAGCGCGCGGTCACCGCCGAGCGCCGCCGCATCGCCCGCGAGATGCACGACGTGGTCGCCCACCGGGTCAGCGTGATCGCCCTCCAGGCGGGCGCACTGACCGTGATCGCCGACGGCGAGACCGCCGAGGTCGCCGAGGTCATCCGCAAGTCCGGCTCCGCCGCGCTCGCCGAGCTGCGCGACGTGCTCCGGGTGCTGCGCGAGGACGAGTCCGAGGTCGTCGCGCCCGGCCTGCCCGGCATCGAGTCCCTGGTGGCCGACGCGCCCGGCCGGGTCGAGCTGGCCCGCCCGGACCCGCTGCCCGAGGTGGAGCCCGCCGTCGGCCGGGCCGCCTACCGGGTGGTGCAGGAGGCGCTGACCAACGCGGGCAAGCACGCCCCCGGCGCGCCCGTGCAGGTGCTGCTGGAGGTGGGGGAGCGGCTGGTGGTGCAGGTCCGCAACGGCGTCCCGGAACGCCCCGGCGGCGCGGTGCCCGGCTCCGGGTACGGGCTGCTCGGGATGCGCGAGCGGGTGACCCGGGCGGGAGGGACGGTGTCCGCGCGGCCGGAGGGCGGCGGGTACGTTGTGCGTGCTGAGTTCCCCTGCTGA
- a CDS encoding TIM barrel protein: MSLLDDSGLRASPLWAVDAGGSDTAVVGPGGLARRGSVNPASSDDADAEWRALLADLAEVGGAGWIATATLDPAAPDGELARLRDLALDAGLRGPVVVSNDALPWLVALGGRGVVVVCGTGSGFLACSGDAPPVRVGGCEYLGSDEGSAFDLGLAGLRAAVRGADGRGPRTALTDAYRPSPAALARELADRSHPKAAVAALAPQVCRAWVDGDEVAAGIVDRALDDLVTGARAAAEAAGLLPAIAGARPFPVAVGGGVPHGCPEFLAELEVRLRAALPVTEVLPVDEPARTVRAALQSCERAGEIVLPRAIEDHSAWLLDLAEAPRRREPEPSTVDPKRSAPIGLGLCLASWGGSGLTAALAAAADADVVDLPTDTTSGLFDAVRWQRDPRYREETAEALRGARVGCLSNSRDTQLLLGPHGPHTDPVHRGSAEDKAAHARRHAEATLRAAADLGVPQVRLMLGVPDLSRWLSWWHSDVSWSDNVDRWRAAATPLLDLAADLSVTVLVEPHPKQVAYDPASAEALLDATGDHPADVRLCLDVANLAAVGHDPVAAVHRLGDRTAAAHAKDLQRWTGPGDPRGAGWSRYGPGPAIRFRTLGAGELPWPAITAALLDVGFTGALYVEHEDALVPREQGTATSARLLRELLPQSRPQGRTW, encoded by the coding sequence ATGAGCCTGCTCGACGACTCCGGCCTCCGGGCGAGCCCGCTGTGGGCGGTGGACGCGGGCGGCAGCGACACCGCCGTCGTCGGCCCCGGCGGGCTGGCGCGGCGCGGCAGCGTCAACCCGGCCTCGTCCGACGACGCGGACGCCGAGTGGCGCGCGCTGCTCGCCGACCTGGCCGAGGTCGGCGGCGCGGGCTGGATCGCCACCGCCACCCTGGACCCGGCCGCGCCGGACGGGGAGCTGGCCAGGCTGCGCGACCTCGCGCTCGACGCGGGCCTGCGCGGACCGGTCGTGGTGTCGAACGACGCCCTGCCCTGGCTGGTCGCGCTGGGCGGCCGGGGCGTGGTCGTCGTGTGCGGCACCGGGTCCGGCTTCCTGGCCTGCTCCGGCGACGCGCCCCCGGTGCGGGTGGGCGGCTGCGAGTACCTCGGCAGCGACGAGGGCAGCGCGTTCGACCTGGGCCTCGCGGGCCTGCGGGCGGCCGTGCGCGGCGCGGACGGCCGCGGCCCCCGCACCGCCCTCACCGACGCCTACCGCCCCTCGCCCGCCGCGCTCGCCCGCGAGCTGGCCGACCGGTCGCACCCCAAGGCGGCGGTCGCGGCGCTGGCCCCGCAGGTCTGCCGGGCCTGGGTCGACGGCGACGAGGTCGCGGCGGGCATCGTCGACCGAGCGCTCGACGACCTGGTCACCGGCGCGCGGGCGGCGGCCGAGGCGGCGGGCCTGCTCCCCGCGATCGCGGGGGCGCGACCGTTCCCGGTCGCGGTGGGCGGGGGAGTGCCGCACGGCTGCCCGGAGTTCCTCGCGGAGCTGGAGGTCCGCCTGCGCGCCGCGCTCCCGGTCACCGAGGTCCTGCCGGTGGACGAACCGGCCCGCACCGTCCGGGCCGCGCTCCAGTCCTGCGAGCGCGCGGGCGAGATCGTGCTGCCGCGCGCCATCGAGGACCACTCCGCCTGGCTGCTCGACCTCGCGGAGGCCCCGAGGCGGCGGGAACCCGAACCGTCCACAGTGGACCCGAAGCGGTCCGCTCCCATCGGGTTGGGCCTGTGCCTGGCCTCCTGGGGCGGTTCGGGCCTCACGGCCGCGCTCGCGGCGGCGGCCGACGCCGACGTGGTCGACCTGCCCACCGACACCACCTCGGGCCTGTTCGACGCGGTCCGCTGGCAGCGCGACCCCCGCTACCGCGAGGAGACCGCCGAGGCGCTGCGCGGCGCGCGCGTGGGCTGCCTGAGCAACAGCCGCGACACGCAGCTCCTGCTCGGCCCGCACGGCCCGCACACCGACCCGGTCCACCGGGGGAGCGCCGAGGACAAGGCCGCCCACGCCAGGCGGCACGCCGAGGCCACCCTCCGCGCCGCCGCCGACCTGGGCGTCCCCCAGGTGCGGCTGATGCTCGGCGTCCCCGACCTGTCCCGCTGGTTGTCCTGGTGGCACAGCGACGTCTCCTGGTCCGACAACGTCGACCGGTGGCGGGCCGCGGCGACCCCGCTGCTCGACCTGGCCGCCGACCTCAGCGTCACCGTGCTCGTGGAGCCCCACCCCAAGCAGGTCGCCTACGACCCGGCCAGCGCCGAGGCCCTGCTCGACGCCACCGGGGACCACCCGGCCGACGTGCGCCTGTGCCTGGACGTGGCGAACCTGGCGGCGGTCGGCCACGACCCGGTGGCCGCGGTCCACCGCCTCGGCGACCGGACGGCGGCGGCCCACGCCAAGGACCTCCAGCGCTGGACCGGCCCCGGCGACCCGCGCGGCGCGGGCTGGTCCCGCTACGGGCCCGGCCCGGCGATCCGCTTCCGCACCCTGGGTGCCGGCGAGCTGCCCTGGCCCGCCATCACGGCCGCGCTGCTCGACGTCGGCTTCACCGGGGCCCTCTACGTCGAGCACGAGGACGCCCTCGTCCCCAGGGAGCAGGGGACGGCCACCTCGGCGCGCCTGCTGCGCGAGCTGCTCCCGCAGTCCCGCCCGCAGGGGAGGACCTGGTGA
- a CDS encoding VOC family protein — MTVNVTPHLNFRGDARAALEFYREVFGGHLVAVTYADAHAAETPEQADQVMWGQVTSPEGFAVMAYDVPPSREWDAGAAPFFVSVRGDDEAELTTRWKALSEGAQVLAPLAPSAWAPLYGMLKDRFGVTWVLDIAAPYQG, encoded by the coding sequence ATGACCGTGAACGTCACCCCCCACCTGAACTTCCGCGGCGACGCCCGCGCGGCCCTGGAGTTCTACCGCGAGGTCTTCGGCGGCCACCTGGTCGCGGTCACCTACGCGGACGCCCACGCCGCCGAGACCCCGGAGCAGGCCGACCAGGTCATGTGGGGCCAGGTCACCTCCCCCGAGGGGTTCGCGGTGATGGCCTACGACGTCCCGCCGTCCCGCGAGTGGGACGCGGGCGCGGCCCCGTTCTTCGTCTCGGTGCGCGGCGACGACGAGGCCGAGCTCACCACCCGCTGGAAGGCGCTGTCCGAGGGCGCGCAGGTCCTCGCCCCGCTCGCGCCGTCCGCGTGGGCCCCGCTGTACGGGATGCTGAAGGACCGCTTCGGCGTCACCTGGGTGCTCGACATCGCGGCCCCCTACCAGGGCTGA